GCAGCCGATGGGGCCGTGCACGATGTGAAAGGCGTCGGTAATGGGGTTTAACACCACGCGCGCACCGCAGTACACGCAGGCCCGCTGGCTCACGGAACCGGCCACGCTGGCCGTATCGCAACGCAGGCCATCGCCGCTACAGCAGCTCCCGCCCTTGTTTCCCTTTTCCTTGATGGACGTGCGGCGTTCTTCAAGTATTTCCATAGCCATGGGAACCCCCTTGGAAGGGCGGGGAGCCAATGCCCCCCGGCCCCTGTCGCGGCTTTGAGCCGTCTTACATGATAAGATCCATGTCTTCGTCAGCGCAGTTGCGGTCAAACTCTTCCATAAGAGTGTCAGCGATCTTGGTGGCAAGCTGGAAGGCACCACGGTAACCAACCATGGGCAGCGAGGCGTGCCCGTAGCGGTCAAGAACCGGGAAGCCTGCGCGCACCAGCGGAATGTTTTCTGCCTTGGCGATCTGCTTGCCGTGCGAGTTGCCGAGCAAGAGGTCCACGGGTTCATCCTTGATGAACTGGTGCAGGTCAAAGAGGTCCTTGGCGGCAAAGGCCTTGCACTCATCTTCCTTGCCGTATTCCTTGAACATGGCGTTAGCCAGCTTGACGAATGTTTCGCCGGGCGTACCGGTGAGCACGTATTTGGGAACCATGCCCAGTTCCAGGCAGAAGCGGGTCATGCCGAGCACGGTGTCGGGGTCGCCGTACACGGCAACCTTTTTGCCGTAGAAGTAGGGGTTGGCGTCGAGCATAAGGTCGAGCAGGCGACCGCGTTCTTCGTCGATAAGCGGGTCAACTTCGCCGCCGTTGAGGTTTGCCATGGCCATGATGAAGGCATCGGTATCGGCCAGGCCGATGGGCAGGGGCAGCAGGTCAAAGTCCACGCCGCACTTGCGCTTGAGCTGGGCGGCGGGCTCGGCGCTGGTCAGGCGGCCAAGGGCCAGAACCTTGCGGCAGCTGCCGAGCCCGCGGATTTCTTCAATGGTCGTGCCGCCCTCGGGGTACATCTTGTATTCGCCTGTCATGGGAGCATCCATGACATTGCTGCAATCGGGGAACATGATGGACTTGAGCTTCATCAGGTTCACAAGATGCTTGTACTCGCGGATGTCACCGGGGTTCACAAAACCGGGAAACACCGCCACGGTTTCGGTGCCCTTGCCCTTGGCGGCAAGGTAGCTGATGAAACCGGCCATCATGTTGCCAAAACCCGTAACGTGCGAGCCCACGTAGCTCGGCGTGTTGCAGTGCACCACGATCTTGCCGTCCGGAATCTCCATGTCGTCGATGTAGGTCTTGAGGTCATCGCCGATGGTTTCGGAAAGGCAGGTGGTATGCACGGCAATGATGTCCGGGTTGTAGACTTCAAAGGCCGTCTTTGCGCCCTGGCGGATGTTGGGGCCGCCGCCGAACACGCAGGCGCCTTCGGTAAACGAACTGGTGACACCAATGGCCGGTTCCTTGAAGTGACGCGTAAGGTAGGTGCGGTGGTAAGAAGCACAACCCTGCGAACCGTGGCTGTACGGCATGCAGTTGCGCACGCCCAGGGCGGCAAACAGCGCGCCCACCGGCTGACAGGTCTTGCACGGGTTGATAAGAACGCCCGATCTGTTCACA
The Desulfovibrio sp. DNA segment above includes these coding regions:
- a CDS encoding nitrogenase component 1, producing the protein MLDLTPKTHVNRSGVLINPCKTCQPVGALFAALGVRNCMPYSHGSQGCASYHRTYLTRHFKEPAIGVTSSFTEGACVFGGGPNIRQGAKTAFEVYNPDIIAVHTTCLSETIGDDLKTYIDDMEIPDGKIVVHCNTPSYVGSHVTGFGNMMAGFISYLAAKGKGTETVAVFPGFVNPGDIREYKHLVNLMKLKSIMFPDCSNVMDAPMTGEYKMYPEGGTTIEEIRGLGSCRKVLALGRLTSAEPAAQLKRKCGVDFDLLPLPIGLADTDAFIMAMANLNGGEVDPLIDEERGRLLDLMLDANPYFYGKKVAVYGDPDTVLGMTRFCLELGMVPKYVLTGTPGETFVKLANAMFKEYGKEDECKAFAAKDLFDLHQFIKDEPVDLLLGNSHGKQIAKAENIPLVRAGFPVLDRYGHASLPMVGYRGAFQLATKIADTLMEEFDRNCADEDMDLIM